In Alkalihalobacterium alkalinitrilicum, a genomic segment contains:
- a CDS encoding MBL fold metallo-hydrolase has product MRIKREGSIYQLSFMPHFFPVNCYFVEEDDGLTLVDAALPYSDKAILKAAQNLGKPIARIVLTHAHDDHVGALDSLTQQLPHVPIYISKREIRLMAGDKSLDQHEPQTPIRGGVPKKLKTRANILVSEGDQIGSLLAISTPGHTPGHMAFLDTRDHALIAGDAYQTRTGVTVVNQLKLSFPFPSLATWNKQAALQSAQKLLEYQSSLLAVGHGEMIRNPVEEMKRALVESERAEERSNKL; this is encoded by the coding sequence TTGAGAATAAAACGAGAAGGATCGATTTATCAATTGTCGTTTATGCCGCATTTTTTTCCTGTAAATTGTTATTTTGTAGAAGAAGACGATGGTCTGACCTTAGTGGATGCGGCATTGCCTTATAGTGACAAGGCTATTCTCAAAGCTGCTCAAAATCTAGGGAAGCCCATAGCGCGTATCGTGTTGACACACGCTCACGATGATCATGTAGGTGCCTTAGATTCATTGACACAACAACTCCCTCATGTGCCGATCTATATTTCAAAACGAGAAATCCGCTTAATGGCAGGAGATAAGAGTCTCGATCAACACGAACCACAAACACCAATTCGAGGAGGGGTCCCGAAAAAATTAAAAACACGTGCCAATATCCTCGTTTCAGAAGGAGACCAAATTGGTTCTCTTCTTGCTATTTCGACACCAGGTCATACGCCAGGTCATATGGCGTTCCTCGATACAAGGGATCATGCACTTATAGCTGGAGATGCTTATCAAACACGAACAGGTGTAACCGTAGTGAATCAGCTCAAGTTAAGCTTTCCATTTCCTTCATTAGCCACATGGAATAAACAAGCTGCGCTTCAAAGTGCACAAAAACTATTGGAATATCAATCTTCATTACTAGCTGTAGGTCATGGTGAAATGATAAGGAATCCAGTAGAAGAAATGAAACGTGCACTCGTTGAATCAGAACGAGCCGAGGAAAGGAGTAATAAACTGTAA
- a CDS encoding RNA-guided endonuclease InsQ/TnpB family protein, whose translation MKKAFKTEIRLTDEQQTKIHQTIGVCRFLYNRFLAYNRDHYEQYKQGKLEYGYVSGMDFDKYVNNDLSKQEGFKWIKQVGSKAGRYYVSVLCEVEVSTKEEQLTQEGVGIDLGIKTFAVCSNDATFPNINKTVHVRKLEKKLRREQRSLSRKYEFFYKETKTKGGEPATKRTNLQKNLLRVQRFHQRLAKIRQEYVKSVVNQVVKTKLSFITIEYLNIKGMMKNKHLSKAIAKQCFYEFTKWLEAKCRENGIELRQVGRFYPSSKTCSQCGQVKKDLRLKDRVFTCSCGHRTDRDKNASLNLVQAKEYTILT comes from the coding sequence ATGAAAAAGGCATTTAAAACCGAAATCCGTCTTACGGACGAGCAACAAACGAAAATTCATCAAACGATTGGTGTGTGCCGATTCTTGTACAACCGTTTTCTTGCCTACAACCGTGACCATTACGAGCAGTACAAACAAGGGAAGTTAGAGTATGGTTATGTGAGTGGGATGGACTTCGATAAGTATGTAAATAATGATTTATCGAAACAAGAAGGATTTAAGTGGATTAAACAGGTAGGAAGTAAAGCAGGACGTTATTATGTATCGGTACTTTGTGAGGTAGAAGTTTCTACTAAAGAAGAACAACTCACACAAGAAGGTGTTGGCATTGACTTAGGTATCAAGACGTTTGCCGTTTGTAGTAACGATGCTACATTTCCTAACATCAACAAGACCGTACATGTTCGTAAGCTAGAGAAGAAATTAAGAAGAGAACAACGTTCTCTTTCTCGAAAGTATGAGTTTTTTTACAAAGAGACAAAAACGAAAGGTGGTGAACCTGCTACGAAACGTACCAACCTACAGAAAAATCTCCTTCGAGTGCAACGATTTCATCAACGCCTGGCAAAGATTCGTCAAGAGTACGTCAAATCAGTCGTTAATCAGGTGGTCAAAACCAAGCTATCTTTTATCACGATTGAGTACTTGAACATCAAAGGTATGATGAAAAACAAACACTTATCGAAAGCCATTGCCAAGCAATGCTTTTACGAGTTTACCAAGTGGCTTGAAGCGAAATGTCGTGAAAATGGGATTGAGTTACGACAAGTGGGTCGGTTCTATCCTTCCAGTAAGACATGTAGCCAATGTGGTCAGGTCAAGAAAGATTTACGCTTAAAAGACCGAGTGTTTACATGTTCCTGTGGTCATAGGACAGATCGGGATAAAAACGCTTCACTCAATTTGGTACAAGCGAAGGAATATACAATACTCACCTAA
- a CDS encoding TetR/AcrR family transcriptional regulator → MSPRVGLDTETIIKTAVEMADNNGVDSVTLSSLAKQLNIRPPSLYNHIEGLDELKKELAIHGLKKLYQSLVEADTHDKGDLAVRTLALAYVHFVRLHPGLYEATFQAPDMNDPDVQLAGSKIVDLVVDALSVYPLKKDEALHAVRGLRSILHGFSAIEQQGGFGLPLDVDVSLNFIIDSFIRGLDMEEDENKR, encoded by the coding sequence ATGTCACCTAGAGTAGGATTAGATACAGAAACGATCATAAAAACAGCCGTAGAAATGGCGGATAATAATGGTGTTGATTCGGTCACATTATCTTCTTTAGCTAAACAGCTAAATATCCGTCCACCATCTCTTTATAACCATATCGAAGGATTAGACGAATTAAAGAAGGAACTTGCTATTCATGGATTAAAGAAACTGTACCAAAGTCTTGTTGAAGCAGATACTCATGATAAGGGCGATCTCGCTGTTCGTACCCTGGCTTTGGCCTATGTTCATTTTGTTCGCTTACACCCTGGGTTGTACGAAGCAACGTTTCAAGCACCTGACATGAATGATCCAGATGTTCAATTGGCAGGAAGTAAAATCGTTGATCTCGTTGTCGATGCCCTTTCTGTTTATCCTTTAAAAAAAGATGAAGCTCTTCATGCCGTTCGTGGGCTACGAAGCATACTTCATGGCTTTTCAGCAATAGAACAACAAGGTGGATTTGGCCTTCCGTTAGACGTGGATGTAAGTTTAAACTTTATTATTGATTCGTTTATTAGAGGATTGGATATGGAGGAAGATGAAAATAAGAGGTGA
- a CDS encoding YrdB family protein, whose translation MYTLQIVNLGARFLLEICALCVIAFLGWKMGSGFFSKITLSVSFTLIVMVIWGIFGSPKAPFPLNGGYRMLLELGIFGIAVVGLYVSGKPLLAILFASVIIVNRLLSFPTLPCLVTK comes from the coding sequence ATGTATACTCTACAAATTGTAAACTTAGGAGCCCGATTTTTATTAGAGATTTGTGCCCTTTGCGTTATTGCCTTTCTTGGTTGGAAAATGGGCAGTGGATTTTTTTCTAAAATAACATTATCGGTAAGTTTCACTTTAATAGTCATGGTCATTTGGGGTATCTTCGGCTCTCCTAAGGCCCCATTTCCTCTAAATGGTGGTTACCGAATGTTGCTCGAGTTAGGTATTTTCGGAATAGCAGTAGTTGGATTGTACGTTTCTGGAAAACCGTTACTTGCCATCTTGTTTGCTAGTGTTATTATAGTAAATCGCCTTTTGAGTTTCCCTACATTACCCTGCTTAGTCACCAAATAA